In Sciurus carolinensis chromosome 17, mSciCar1.2, whole genome shotgun sequence, one genomic interval encodes:
- the Adgrl1 gene encoding adhesion G protein-coupled receptor L1 isoform X7 — protein MGGWGGAPHLSDTSAALVPPPEPGMVAVFVCPGTLQKVLEPTSTHESEHQSGAWCKDPLQAGDRIYVMPWIPYRTDTLTEYASWEDYVAARHTTTYRLPNRVDGTGFVVYDGAVFYNKERTRNIVKYDLRTRIKSGETVINTANYHDTSPYRWGGKTDIDLAVDENGLWVIYATEGNNGRLVVSQLNPYTLRFEGTWETGYDKRSASNAFMVCGVLYVLRSVYVDDDSEAAGNRVDYAFNTNANREEPVSLAFPNPYQFVSSVDYNPRDNQLYVWNNYFVVRYSLEFGPPDPSAGPATSPPLSTTTAARPTPLTSTASPAATTPLRRAPLTTHPVGAINQLGPDLPPATAPAPSTRRPPAPNLHVSPELFCEPREVRRVQWPATQQGMLVERPCPKGTRGIASFQCLPALGLWNPRGPDLSNCTSPWVNQVAQKIKSGENAANIASELARHTRGSIYAGDVSSSVKLMEQLLDILDAQLQALRPIERESAGKNYNKMHKRERTCKDYIKAVVETVDNLLRPEALESWKDMNATEQVHTATMLLDVLEEGAFLLADNVREPARFLAAKQNVVLEVTVLNTEGQVQELVFPQEYPSENSIQLSANTIKQNSRNGVVKVVFILYNNLGLFLSTENATVKLAGEAGTGGPGGASLVVNSQVIAASINKESSRVFLMDPVIFTVAHLEAKNHFNANCSFWNYSERSMLGYWSTQGCRLVESNKTHTTCACSHLTNFAVLMAHREIYQGRINELLLSVITWVGIVISLVCLAICISTFCFLRGLQTDRNTIHKNLCINLFLAELLFLVGIDKTQYEIACPIFAGLLHYFFLAAFSWLCLEGVHLYLLLVEVFESEYSRTKYYYLGGYCFPALVVGIAAAIDYRSYGTEKACWLRVDNYFIWSFIGPVSFVIVVNLVFLMVTLHKMIRSSSVLKPDSSRLDNIKSWALGAIALLFLLGLTWAFGLLFINKESVVMAYLFTTFNAFQGVFIFVFHCALQKKVHKEYSKCLRHSYCCIRSPPGGTHGSLKTSAMRSNTRYYTGTQSRIRRMWNDTVRKQTESSFMAGDINSTPTLNRGTMGNHLLTNPVLQPRGGTSPYNTLIAESVGFNPSSPPVFNSPGSYREPKHPLGGREACGMDTLPLNGNFNNSYSLRSGDFPPGDGGPEPPRGRNLADAAAFEKMIISELVHNNLRGSSSGAKGPPPPEPPVPPVPGGGGEEEAGGPGGADRAEIELLYKALEEPLLLPRAQSVLYQSDLDESESCTAEDGATSRPLSSPPGRDSLYASGANLRDSPSYPDSSPEGPSEALPPPPPAPPGPPEIYYTSRPPALVARNPLQGYYQVRRPSHEGYLAAPGLEGPGPDGDGQMQLVTSL, from the exons AtgggggggtggggcggggccccCCACCTTTCTGACACCAGCGCTGCCTTGGTCCCTCCTCCCGAGCCGGGGATGGTCGCAG TCTTCGTGTGCCCAGGGACCCTGCAGAAGGTGCTGGAGCCCACCTCTACGCACGAGTCAGAGCACCAGTCAGGCGCGTGGTGCAAGGACCCTCTGCAGGCCGGTGACCGCATCTATGTCATGCCCTGGATCCCCTACCGCACGGACACACTGACGGAGTACGCCTCCTGGGAGGACTATGTAGCCGCGCGCCACACCACCACCTACCGGCTGCCCAACCGCGTGGATGGCACGGGCTTCGTGGTCTACGACGGGGCCGTCTTCTACAACAAGGAGCGCACACGCAACATCGTCAAGTACGACCTGCGGACGCGCATCAAGAGTGGGGAGACGGTCATCAACACCGCCAACTACCACGACACCTCGCCCTACCGCTGGGGGGGCAAGACGGACATCGACCTGGCCGTGGACGAGAACGGGCTGTGGGTCATCTACGCCACCGAGGGCAACAACGGGCGGCTGGTGGTGAGCCAGCTCAACCCCTACACGCTGCGCTTCGAGGGCACGTGGGAGACGGGCTACGACAAGCGCTCGGCATCCAACGCCTTCATGGTGTGTGGCGTCCTCTACGTGCTGCGCTCCGTGTACGTGGACGACGACAGCGAGGCCGCTGGCAACCGCGTGGACTACGCCTTCAACACCAACGCCAACCGTGAGGAGCCGGTCAGCCTCGCCTTCCCCAACCCCTACCAGTTCGTGTCCTCTGTCGACTACAACCCTCGTGACAACCAGCTCTACGTCTGGAACAACTACTTTGTGGTGCGCTACAGCCTGGAGTTTGGGCCACCGGACCccagtgctg GCCCAGCCACCTCCCCGCCCCTCAGCACCACCACAGCAGCTCGGCCCACCCCCCTTACCAGCACGGCCTCGCCAGCAGCCACCACCCCGCTCCGCCGGGCACCCCTCACCACACACCCAGTGGGTGCCATTAACCAGCTGGGACCAGACCTGcctccagccacagccccagcccccagtaCCCGGCGACCCCCAGCGCCCAATCTGCACGTGTCCCCCGAGCTCTTCTGCGAACCCCGAGAGGTACGGCGCGTCCAGTGGCCGGCTACCCAGCAGGGCATGCTGGTGGAGAGGCCTTGCCCCAAGGGGACTCGAG GAATCGCCTCATTCCAGTGTTTACCAGCCCTGGGGCTCTGGAACCCCCGGGGTCCTGACCTCAGCAACTGCACCTCCCCCTGGGTCAACCAGGTGGCCCAGAAG ATTAAGAGTGGAGAAAATGCAGCCAACATTGCCAGCGAGCTGGCCCGCCACACCCGGGGCTCCATCTATGCAGGGGACGTCTCCTCCTCTGTGAAGCTGATGGAACAGCTGCTGGACATCCTGGATGCCCAGCTGCAGGCTCTGCGGCCCATCGAGCGAGAGTCGGCGGGCAAGAACTATAACAAG aTGCACAAGCGAGAGAGAACCTGCAAGGACTACATCAAG GCTGTGGTGGAGACAGTGGACAACCTGCTCCGGCCAGAGGCACTCGAGTCCTGGAAGGATATGAATGCCACAGAGCAGGTGCACACGGCCACCATGCTCCTGGACGTCCTGGAGGAGGGTGCCTTCCTGCTGGCGGACAACGTCAGGGAGCCTGCCCGCTTCCTGGCTGCCAAGCAGAATGTGG tcCTGGAGGTCACTGTCCTGAACACAGAGGGCCAGGTACAGGAGCTGGTGTTCCCCCAGGAGTACCCCAGCGAGAACTCCATCCAGCTGTCCGCTAACACCATCAAGCAGAACAGCCGCAACG GGGTGGTCAAGGTTGTCTTCATCCTCTACAACAACCTGGGCCTCTTCCTCTCCACGGAGAATGCCACGGTGAAGCTGGCGGGTGAAGCCGGCACCGGTGGCCCGGGGGGCGCCTCCCTGGTGGTGAACTCCCAGGTCATCGCGGCGTCCATCAACAAGGAGTCCAGCCGCGTCTTCCTCATGGACCCGGTCATCTTCACCGTGGCCCACCTAGAG GCCAAGAACCACTTCAATGCTAACTGCTCCTTCTGGAACTACTCGGAGCGTTCCATGCTGGGCTACTGGTCGACCCAGGGCTGCCGCCTGGTGGAGTCCAACAAGACCCATACCACGTGTGCCTGCAGCCACCTCACCAACTTTGCTGTGCTCATGGCTCACCGAGAGATC TACCAGGGCCGCATCAACGAGCTGCTGCTGTCGGTCATCACTTGGGTGGGCATCGTGATCTCCCTGGTCTGCCTAGCCATCTGCATCTCCACCTTCTGCTTCCTGCGGGGCCTGCAGACCGACCGCAACACCATCCACAAGAACCTGTGCATCAACCTGTTCCTGGCCGAGCTGCTCTTCCTGGTCGGGATAGACAAGACTCAGTATGAG ATCGCCTGCCCCATCTTCGCTGGCCTGCTGCACTACTTCTTCCTGGCGGCCTTCTCCTGGCTGTGCCTGGAGGGCGTGCACCTCTACCTGCTGCTGGTGGAGGTGTTCGAGAGCGAGTATTCCCGCACCAAGTACTACTACCTGGGTGGCTACTGCTTCCCAGCCCTGGTGGTGGGCATTGCCGCGGCCATCGACTACCGCAGCTATGGCACCGAGAAGGC CTGCTGGCTGCGAGTGGACAATTATTTCATCTGGAGCTTCATCGGGCCTGTCTCCTTTGTCATCGTG GTGAACCTGGTGTTCCTCATGGTGACCCTGCACAAGATGATCCGAAGCTCCTCTGTGCTCAAGCCCGACTCCAGTCGCCTAGACAACATTAA ATCCTGGGCCCTGGGGGCCATCGCGCTGCTCTTCCTGTTGGGTCTTACCTGGGCTTTTGGCCTCCTGTTCATCAACAAGGAGTCAGTGGTCATGGCCTATCTCTTCACCACCTTCAACGCCTTCCAGGGGGTCTTCATCTTTGTCTTTCACTGCGCCTTACAGAAAAAG GTGCACAAGGAGTACAGCAAGTGCCTGCGTCACTCCTACTGCTGCATCCGCTCCCCACCGGGGGGGACGCACGGCTCCCTTAAGACCTCAGCCATGCGAAGCAACACCCGCTACTACACAGGGACCCAG AGCCGAATTCGGAGGATGTGGAATGACACCGTGCGGAAACAGACGGAGTCCTCCTTCATGGCAGGCGACATCAACAGCACTCCCACCCTGAACCGAG GTACCATGGGGAACCACCTGCTGACCAACCCTGTGCTGCAGCCCCGTGGGGGCACCAGTCCCTACAACACGCTCATCGCAGAGTCGGTGGGCTTCAACCCCTCCTCGCCCCCCGTCTTCAACTCCCCAG GGAGCTACCGGGAACCCA AGCATCCCCTGGGAGGCCGGGAAGCCTGCGGCATGGACACCCTGCCCCTTAACGGCAACTTCAACAACAGTTACTCCTTGCGAAGTGGGGATTTCCCTCCAGGCGACGGGGGCCCAGAGCCACCCCGAGGCCGGAACCTGGCCGATGCTGCCGCCTTTGAGAAGATGATCATCTCGGAGCTGGTGCACAACAACCTGCGGGGGAGCAGCAGCGGGGCCAAGGGCCCTCCGCCACCCGAGCCCCCTGTGCCACCCGTACCAGGGGGTGGTGGCGAGGAAGAGGCCGGCGGGCCCGGGGGTGCTGACCGGGCGGAGATTGAACTTCTCTATAAGGCCCTGGAGGAGCCGCTGCTGCTGCCCCGGGCCCAGTCGGTGCTGTACCAGAGTGATCTGGACGAGTCGGAGAGCTGCACAGCAGAGGACGGCGCCACCAGCcggcccctctcctcccctccaggCCGGGACTCCCTCTATGCCAGCGGGGCCAACCTGCGGGACTCGCCCTCCTACCCGGACAGCAGCCCCGAGGGACCCAGTGaggccctgcccccacccccacccgcaCCTCCCGGCCCCCCAGAAATCTACTACACCTCGCGCCCACCGGCCCTGGTGGCCCGGAACCCCCTGCAGGGCTACTACCAGGTGCGGAGGCCTAGTCACGAGGGCTACCTGGCAGCCCCAGGCCTCGAGGGGCCAGGGCCTGATGGGGATGGGCAGATGCAGCTGGTCACTAGTCTCTGA
- the Adgrl1 gene encoding adhesion G protein-coupled receptor L1 isoform X3: protein MARLAAVLWSLCVTAVLVTSATQGLSRAGLPFGLMRRELACEGYPIELRCPGSDVIMVENANYGRTDDKICDADPFQMENVQCYLPDAFKIMSQRCNNRTQCVVVAGSDAFPDPCPGTYKYLEVQYDCVPYIFVCPGTLQKVLEPTSTHESEHQSGAWCKDPLQAGDRIYVMPWIPYRTDTLTEYASWEDYVAARHTTTYRLPNRVDGTGFVVYDGAVFYNKERTRNIVKYDLRTRIKSGETVINTANYHDTSPYRWGGKTDIDLAVDENGLWVIYATEGNNGRLVVSQLNPYTLRFEGTWETGYDKRSASNAFMVCGVLYVLRSVYVDDDSEAAGNRVDYAFNTNANREEPVSLAFPNPYQFVSSVDYNPRDNQLYVWNNYFVVRYSLEFGPPDPSAGPATSPPLSTTTAARPTPLTSTASPAATTPLRRAPLTTHPVGAINQLGPDLPPATAPAPSTRRPPAPNLHVSPELFCEPREVRRVQWPATQQGMLVERPCPKGTRGIASFQCLPALGLWNPRGPDLSNCTSPWVNQVAQKIKSGENAANIASELARHTRGSIYAGDVSSSVKLMEQLLDILDAQLQALRPIERESAGKNYNKMHKRERTCKDYIKAVVETVDNLLRPEALESWKDMNATEQVHTATMLLDVLEEGAFLLADNVREPARFLAAKQNVVLEVTVLNTEGQVQELVFPQEYPSENSIQLSANTIKQNSRNGVVKVVFILYNNLGLFLSTENATVKLAGEAGTGGPGGASLVVNSQVIAASINKESSRVFLMDPVIFTVAHLEAKNHFNANCSFWNYSERSMLGYWSTQGCRLVESNKTHTTCACSHLTNFAVLMAHREIYQGRINELLLSVITWVGIVISLVCLAICISTFCFLRGLQTDRNTIHKNLCINLFLAELLFLVGIDKTQYEIACPIFAGLLHYFFLAAFSWLCLEGVHLYLLLVEVFESEYSRTKYYYLGGYCFPALVVGIAAAIDYRSYGTEKACWLRVDNYFIWSFIGPVSFVIVVNLVFLMVTLHKMIRSSSVLKPDSSRLDNIKSWALGAIALLFLLGLTWAFGLLFINKESVVMAYLFTTFNAFQGVFIFVFHCALQKKVHKEYSKCLRHSYCCIRSPPGGTHGSLKTSAMRSNTRYYTGTQSRIRRMWNDTVRKQTESSFMAGDINSTPTLNRGTMGNHLLTNPVLQPRGGTSPYNTLIAESVGFNPSSPPVFNSPGSYREPKHPLGGREACGMDTLPLNGNFNNSYSLRSGDFPPGDGGPEPPRGRNLADAAAFEKMIISELVHNNLRGSSSGAKGPPPPEPPVPPVPGGGGEEEAGGPGGADRAEIELLYKALEEPLLLPRAQSVLYQSDLDESESCTAEDGATSRPLSSPPGRDSLYASGANLRDSPSYPDSSPEGPSEALPPPPPAPPGPPEIYYTSRPPALVARNPLQGYYQVRRPSHEGYLAAPGLEGPGPDGDGQMQLVTSL from the exons GTGTAACAACCGCACCCAGTGCGTGGTGGTCGCCGGGTCCGACGCCTTTCCCGACCCCTGTCCGGGGACCTACAAGTACCTGGAGGTGCAGTACGACTGTGTGCCCTACA TCTTCGTGTGCCCAGGGACCCTGCAGAAGGTGCTGGAGCCCACCTCTACGCACGAGTCAGAGCACCAGTCAGGCGCGTGGTGCAAGGACCCTCTGCAGGCCGGTGACCGCATCTATGTCATGCCCTGGATCCCCTACCGCACGGACACACTGACGGAGTACGCCTCCTGGGAGGACTATGTAGCCGCGCGCCACACCACCACCTACCGGCTGCCCAACCGCGTGGATGGCACGGGCTTCGTGGTCTACGACGGGGCCGTCTTCTACAACAAGGAGCGCACACGCAACATCGTCAAGTACGACCTGCGGACGCGCATCAAGAGTGGGGAGACGGTCATCAACACCGCCAACTACCACGACACCTCGCCCTACCGCTGGGGGGGCAAGACGGACATCGACCTGGCCGTGGACGAGAACGGGCTGTGGGTCATCTACGCCACCGAGGGCAACAACGGGCGGCTGGTGGTGAGCCAGCTCAACCCCTACACGCTGCGCTTCGAGGGCACGTGGGAGACGGGCTACGACAAGCGCTCGGCATCCAACGCCTTCATGGTGTGTGGCGTCCTCTACGTGCTGCGCTCCGTGTACGTGGACGACGACAGCGAGGCCGCTGGCAACCGCGTGGACTACGCCTTCAACACCAACGCCAACCGTGAGGAGCCGGTCAGCCTCGCCTTCCCCAACCCCTACCAGTTCGTGTCCTCTGTCGACTACAACCCTCGTGACAACCAGCTCTACGTCTGGAACAACTACTTTGTGGTGCGCTACAGCCTGGAGTTTGGGCCACCGGACCccagtgctg GCCCAGCCACCTCCCCGCCCCTCAGCACCACCACAGCAGCTCGGCCCACCCCCCTTACCAGCACGGCCTCGCCAGCAGCCACCACCCCGCTCCGCCGGGCACCCCTCACCACACACCCAGTGGGTGCCATTAACCAGCTGGGACCAGACCTGcctccagccacagccccagcccccagtaCCCGGCGACCCCCAGCGCCCAATCTGCACGTGTCCCCCGAGCTCTTCTGCGAACCCCGAGAGGTACGGCGCGTCCAGTGGCCGGCTACCCAGCAGGGCATGCTGGTGGAGAGGCCTTGCCCCAAGGGGACTCGAG GAATCGCCTCATTCCAGTGTTTACCAGCCCTGGGGCTCTGGAACCCCCGGGGTCCTGACCTCAGCAACTGCACCTCCCCCTGGGTCAACCAGGTGGCCCAGAAG ATTAAGAGTGGAGAAAATGCAGCCAACATTGCCAGCGAGCTGGCCCGCCACACCCGGGGCTCCATCTATGCAGGGGACGTCTCCTCCTCTGTGAAGCTGATGGAACAGCTGCTGGACATCCTGGATGCCCAGCTGCAGGCTCTGCGGCCCATCGAGCGAGAGTCGGCGGGCAAGAACTATAACAAG aTGCACAAGCGAGAGAGAACCTGCAAGGACTACATCAAG GCTGTGGTGGAGACAGTGGACAACCTGCTCCGGCCAGAGGCACTCGAGTCCTGGAAGGATATGAATGCCACAGAGCAGGTGCACACGGCCACCATGCTCCTGGACGTCCTGGAGGAGGGTGCCTTCCTGCTGGCGGACAACGTCAGGGAGCCTGCCCGCTTCCTGGCTGCCAAGCAGAATGTGG tcCTGGAGGTCACTGTCCTGAACACAGAGGGCCAGGTACAGGAGCTGGTGTTCCCCCAGGAGTACCCCAGCGAGAACTCCATCCAGCTGTCCGCTAACACCATCAAGCAGAACAGCCGCAACG GGGTGGTCAAGGTTGTCTTCATCCTCTACAACAACCTGGGCCTCTTCCTCTCCACGGAGAATGCCACGGTGAAGCTGGCGGGTGAAGCCGGCACCGGTGGCCCGGGGGGCGCCTCCCTGGTGGTGAACTCCCAGGTCATCGCGGCGTCCATCAACAAGGAGTCCAGCCGCGTCTTCCTCATGGACCCGGTCATCTTCACCGTGGCCCACCTAGAG GCCAAGAACCACTTCAATGCTAACTGCTCCTTCTGGAACTACTCGGAGCGTTCCATGCTGGGCTACTGGTCGACCCAGGGCTGCCGCCTGGTGGAGTCCAACAAGACCCATACCACGTGTGCCTGCAGCCACCTCACCAACTTTGCTGTGCTCATGGCTCACCGAGAGATC TACCAGGGCCGCATCAACGAGCTGCTGCTGTCGGTCATCACTTGGGTGGGCATCGTGATCTCCCTGGTCTGCCTAGCCATCTGCATCTCCACCTTCTGCTTCCTGCGGGGCCTGCAGACCGACCGCAACACCATCCACAAGAACCTGTGCATCAACCTGTTCCTGGCCGAGCTGCTCTTCCTGGTCGGGATAGACAAGACTCAGTATGAG ATCGCCTGCCCCATCTTCGCTGGCCTGCTGCACTACTTCTTCCTGGCGGCCTTCTCCTGGCTGTGCCTGGAGGGCGTGCACCTCTACCTGCTGCTGGTGGAGGTGTTCGAGAGCGAGTATTCCCGCACCAAGTACTACTACCTGGGTGGCTACTGCTTCCCAGCCCTGGTGGTGGGCATTGCCGCGGCCATCGACTACCGCAGCTATGGCACCGAGAAGGC CTGCTGGCTGCGAGTGGACAATTATTTCATCTGGAGCTTCATCGGGCCTGTCTCCTTTGTCATCGTG GTGAACCTGGTGTTCCTCATGGTGACCCTGCACAAGATGATCCGAAGCTCCTCTGTGCTCAAGCCCGACTCCAGTCGCCTAGACAACATTAA ATCCTGGGCCCTGGGGGCCATCGCGCTGCTCTTCCTGTTGGGTCTTACCTGGGCTTTTGGCCTCCTGTTCATCAACAAGGAGTCAGTGGTCATGGCCTATCTCTTCACCACCTTCAACGCCTTCCAGGGGGTCTTCATCTTTGTCTTTCACTGCGCCTTACAGAAAAAG GTGCACAAGGAGTACAGCAAGTGCCTGCGTCACTCCTACTGCTGCATCCGCTCCCCACCGGGGGGGACGCACGGCTCCCTTAAGACCTCAGCCATGCGAAGCAACACCCGCTACTACACAGGGACCCAG AGCCGAATTCGGAGGATGTGGAATGACACCGTGCGGAAACAGACGGAGTCCTCCTTCATGGCAGGCGACATCAACAGCACTCCCACCCTGAACCGAG GTACCATGGGGAACCACCTGCTGACCAACCCTGTGCTGCAGCCCCGTGGGGGCACCAGTCCCTACAACACGCTCATCGCAGAGTCGGTGGGCTTCAACCCCTCCTCGCCCCCCGTCTTCAACTCCCCAG GGAGCTACCGGGAACCCA AGCATCCCCTGGGAGGCCGGGAAGCCTGCGGCATGGACACCCTGCCCCTTAACGGCAACTTCAACAACAGTTACTCCTTGCGAAGTGGGGATTTCCCTCCAGGCGACGGGGGCCCAGAGCCACCCCGAGGCCGGAACCTGGCCGATGCTGCCGCCTTTGAGAAGATGATCATCTCGGAGCTGGTGCACAACAACCTGCGGGGGAGCAGCAGCGGGGCCAAGGGCCCTCCGCCACCCGAGCCCCCTGTGCCACCCGTACCAGGGGGTGGTGGCGAGGAAGAGGCCGGCGGGCCCGGGGGTGCTGACCGGGCGGAGATTGAACTTCTCTATAAGGCCCTGGAGGAGCCGCTGCTGCTGCCCCGGGCCCAGTCGGTGCTGTACCAGAGTGATCTGGACGAGTCGGAGAGCTGCACAGCAGAGGACGGCGCCACCAGCcggcccctctcctcccctccaggCCGGGACTCCCTCTATGCCAGCGGGGCCAACCTGCGGGACTCGCCCTCCTACCCGGACAGCAGCCCCGAGGGACCCAGTGaggccctgcccccacccccacccgcaCCTCCCGGCCCCCCAGAAATCTACTACACCTCGCGCCCACCGGCCCTGGTGGCCCGGAACCCCCTGCAGGGCTACTACCAGGTGCGGAGGCCTAGTCACGAGGGCTACCTGGCAGCCCCAGGCCTCGAGGGGCCAGGGCCTGATGGGGATGGGCAGATGCAGCTGGTCACTAGTCTCTGA